The following are encoded in a window of Brevibacillus ruminantium genomic DNA:
- a CDS encoding peroxiredoxin, translating into MAQRLVGLPAPDFTMETALGNGQEFGKVSLSDYRGKWLVLFFYPLDFTFVCPTEIIAMSDSIEDFKDLDAEVLGVSVDSKHSHRAWINTSRDQNGLGGLNYPLASDFLKTTARDYGVLDEEGGVAFRGLFIIDPEGVLRYQVVTDLNIGRSVEETLRVLQALQSGGLCPANWRPGQGHLTAK; encoded by the coding sequence ATGGCACAACGTCTTGTAGGTCTTCCAGCTCCTGATTTTACAATGGAAACAGCACTGGGCAACGGTCAAGAGTTCGGAAAGGTATCTCTCTCCGACTACCGCGGCAAATGGCTGGTACTTTTCTTCTATCCACTCGATTTCACGTTCGTATGCCCAACTGAAATCATCGCAATGAGCGATTCCATCGAAGATTTCAAAGACCTGGATGCAGAAGTTCTCGGCGTATCCGTAGACTCCAAGCATTCCCACCGCGCGTGGATCAACACTTCTCGCGATCAAAACGGTCTGGGCGGCCTGAATTACCCGCTCGCTTCCGACTTCCTGAAAACAACTGCTCGCGACTACGGCGTACTGGATGAAGAGGGCGGCGTTGCATTCCGCGGTCTGTTCATCATCGATCCAGAAGGCGTTCTGCGTTACCAAGTGGTAACTGACCTGAACATCGGCCGTTCCGTAGAAGAAACTCTGCGTGTTCTGCAAGCTCTGCAATCCGGCGGTCTCTGCCCAGCCAACTGGCGTCCAGGCCAAGGCCATCTGACTGCGAAGTAA
- a CDS encoding redoxin domain-containing protein: MRLREELPDFPGITEWVNGQVSKADLAGSPVLIHFWSVSCYMCKESMPQILEWRDKYAANGLKVIGIHMPRSESDTDIQKIKETIVEHNLTHPIAIDNEMKTVDAFQNEYVPAFYLFDENLQLRHFQAGEKGLNLVKKRLHRILGIEEES, encoded by the coding sequence ATGCGTTTGCGTGAAGAATTGCCTGATTTCCCGGGGATTACCGAGTGGGTGAACGGGCAGGTCTCCAAGGCTGATTTGGCCGGAAGTCCTGTTCTGATCCATTTCTGGTCCGTAAGCTGTTACATGTGCAAAGAATCCATGCCGCAAATCCTCGAATGGCGTGACAAATACGCAGCCAACGGTTTGAAAGTCATTGGAATCCACATGCCTCGCTCTGAATCCGATACGGATATCCAAAAGATTAAGGAAACAATCGTCGAACACAATCTGACCCATCCCATCGCGATTGATAATGAAATGAAGACGGTAGACGCTTTCCAGAACGAATACGTGCCGGCTTTCTATCTCTTCGATGAAAACCTTCAGCTTCGCCACTTCCAGGCCGGCGAAAAGGGACTGAACCTGGTGAAAAAACGTCTTCACCGAATTTTGGGGATTGAAGAGGAATCCTAG
- the gcvH gene encoding glycine cleavage system protein GcvH, translated as MEFPKHLRYSEEHEWVRVDGNKVHIGITSFAQSELGDIVFVELPEVGSTITQDEPFGSVESVKTVSELYAPVSGKVVEVNGELESAPELVNSSPYEQAWMIVVELSDESELDKLMDADKYEAMVKE; from the coding sequence ATGGAATTCCCGAAACATCTTCGTTACAGTGAAGAACACGAGTGGGTTCGTGTCGATGGAAACAAGGTCCATATTGGTATTACTTCTTTTGCTCAATCCGAGCTGGGCGACATCGTCTTTGTTGAATTGCCTGAAGTAGGCTCTACAATTACACAAGACGAACCTTTTGGCAGCGTGGAATCCGTAAAAACGGTTTCTGAGCTGTACGCTCCTGTCAGCGGAAAAGTAGTGGAAGTAAATGGCGAGCTGGAGAGCGCACCTGAGCTGGTAAACTCCTCTCCGTACGAGCAAGCCTGGATGATCGTGGTAGAGCTGTCTGATGAAAGTGAGCTCGACAAGCTGATGGACGCGGACAAATACGAAGCGATGGTAAAAGAGTAG
- a CDS encoding VOC family protein, whose product MFHLKGVHHIALNCRDVVKVARFFKDILEVSIPEEDIEEGAPIYFQIGTYTRIGLHPYTGDEGKNGVGQVDHLAFSLTSRAELDYLVDKLEAENICYRGPITRPTSFNLYFETPDGHHLEVRLDKDELDVDE is encoded by the coding sequence ATGTTTCATTTGAAAGGCGTGCATCATATCGCATTAAATTGCCGGGATGTGGTGAAGGTCGCTCGTTTTTTTAAGGACATCTTGGAAGTATCCATTCCTGAGGAAGACATCGAAGAAGGGGCGCCTATCTACTTTCAAATTGGCACTTACACGAGGATTGGTCTCCATCCATATACGGGCGATGAAGGGAAAAATGGCGTCGGACAAGTGGATCATCTTGCGTTTTCGCTGACCAGCCGTGCTGAACTTGATTATCTCGTCGACAAGCTGGAAGCGGAAAATATCTGTTATCGCGGGCCCATTACCCGCCCGACCAGCTTTAATCTTTATTTTGAAACACCGGATGGACACCATCTGGAAGTGCGGTTAGACAAAGACGAGCTGGATGTAGACGAATAA
- a CDS encoding SCP-2 sterol transfer family protein: protein MGSGHLDSMLNRVVVQVGSKRHLKGIMAGWERRVGIEAVDEGLRYCLHFSSEEVACREWLEPIHVLVSGQRQDLERMFGGDELVYLGARQSVSIKGPLRDQLKLDALLRLTCQ from the coding sequence ATGGGAAGCGGACATCTTGATTCCATGTTGAACCGCGTGGTGGTTCAGGTGGGCAGCAAACGCCATTTGAAAGGAATCATGGCAGGATGGGAGAGGCGGGTGGGAATCGAAGCAGTAGATGAAGGTTTGCGCTACTGCCTGCACTTTTCCTCAGAAGAGGTGGCTTGCAGGGAATGGCTGGAGCCGATTCATGTGCTGGTATCCGGTCAAAGACAGGATCTAGAGCGCATGTTTGGCGGCGACGAGCTGGTTTACCTGGGCGCCAGACAGTCGGTTTCGATTAAAGGCCCTCTACGCGATCAACTAAAACTGGATGCGCTGCTTCGACTCACGTGTCAGTGA
- a CDS encoding aldo/keto reductase translates to MRTKILGKTGLSVSALGFGAMRLRGLDQAEADRVVNHALDRGITYVDTAAEYGDSEEKLGKAISHRRSEYVLATKTQKRTYQEAMQEIEQSLRRLQTDYLDILQIHYVNYPHEYRDVKKADGALRAAEEMRAKGYVGHIGITGHRPELLTRWLQDYPFATVLFHLSMVQPFAKQELMPMAESLDVGMIAMKPISGPFLSKVKESLRYSAASSAHVVLSGMQSIAEVDFNIEALAQEVAAEERMALEEMAVGLDEHGCRRCNYCSCPLGIRIPDTLIPSRYREKFGLLEVGEELWQKSADHFAACMTYEPCREKPLCQQACPYHLPIQQEIRRAIDEKVM, encoded by the coding sequence GTGAGAACAAAAATACTGGGGAAAACAGGATTGTCTGTCTCGGCACTGGGTTTTGGCGCCATGCGATTGCGCGGCTTGGATCAGGCGGAGGCGGACCGGGTGGTCAATCATGCGCTGGATCGCGGGATAACCTACGTGGATACGGCGGCGGAATACGGAGACAGTGAAGAGAAGCTGGGGAAGGCCATCAGCCATCGCCGCTCTGAATACGTGCTGGCAACGAAAACACAAAAGCGGACGTATCAGGAAGCCATGCAGGAAATCGAGCAAAGCTTACGGCGGTTGCAGACAGATTACTTGGATATCCTGCAAATTCACTACGTCAACTATCCGCATGAATATCGAGATGTGAAAAAGGCAGATGGCGCCTTGCGCGCAGCCGAAGAGATGAGGGCAAAAGGATATGTGGGACACATCGGGATCACCGGCCATCGTCCTGAGCTTTTGACTCGCTGGCTGCAGGACTATCCGTTTGCCACCGTGCTGTTTCATCTCAGTATGGTGCAGCCCTTTGCGAAGCAGGAGCTGATGCCGATGGCTGAATCGCTGGATGTCGGCATGATTGCGATGAAGCCGATTTCCGGCCCGTTTTTATCAAAGGTCAAAGAATCGCTTCGCTATTCCGCTGCTTCATCGGCGCATGTCGTTCTCTCCGGCATGCAAAGCATCGCAGAAGTAGACTTCAATATAGAAGCACTGGCACAGGAAGTGGCAGCAGAGGAACGCATGGCTTTGGAGGAAATGGCAGTGGGGCTGGACGAGCACGGCTGCAGACGCTGCAATTACTGCTCTTGCCCACTGGGAATACGGATTCCGGATACGTTGATCCCTTCCAGATATCGTGAAAAATTCGGCTTGTTAGAGGTAGGAGAAGAGCTCTGGCAAAAGTCTGCGGATCATTTTGCCGCGTGTATGACCTATGAGCCCTGCAGGGAAAAGCCGTTGTGTCAGCAAGCTTGTCCGTACCATTTGCCGATACAGCAAGAAATCAGGAGAGCCATAGACGAGAAAGTGATGTAA
- a CDS encoding metallophosphoesterase family protein, producing the protein MRVLAISDIHGMYDEFCELLAFISFSPDTDRLILLGDYIDRGPKSKEVVQKVKQLVTQYNAVAIRGNHDEMFLDFLLQSDQEKTDRYLRNGGRATIEAYCGQDWFSEGITDESIQRAKGYIREHYAEDISFLQQLPYYYETETHIFVHAGVNPAYENWKDTPPYEMIWIRDPFYHHPTREKRTVVFGHTTCSTLHEKPEIWFGEGKIGIDGGCTFGSQLNCLEILPDGYQVYAVQTKNKPALSDVSV; encoded by the coding sequence ATGAGGGTTTTGGCCATCAGTGACATTCACGGAATGTACGACGAGTTTTGTGAACTGCTGGCGTTCATTTCTTTTTCACCGGATACCGACCGTTTGATTCTGCTCGGGGACTACATCGATCGCGGTCCCAAGAGCAAGGAAGTGGTGCAGAAGGTGAAGCAGCTGGTCACCCAGTATAATGCGGTCGCCATCAGAGGAAATCACGATGAGATGTTTCTGGACTTCTTGCTTCAAAGCGATCAGGAGAAGACAGACCGTTACCTTCGCAACGGGGGCCGGGCGACGATCGAAGCATACTGCGGGCAAGACTGGTTTTCTGAAGGAATCACTGACGAAAGCATCCAGCGTGCGAAGGGCTATATTCGGGAGCATTATGCAGAAGATATCTCATTTTTGCAACAGCTTCCTTACTATTATGAAACGGAGACACATATCTTTGTGCATGCGGGCGTCAATCCGGCCTACGAGAACTGGAAGGATACGCCTCCCTACGAAATGATCTGGATACGGGACCCCTTCTACCACCACCCGACCAGGGAAAAGCGCACGGTCGTGTTTGGCCATACGACGTGCAGCACCCTGCATGAAAAGCCGGAGATCTGGTTTGGCGAGGGGAAAATCGGGATCGACGGGGGATGTACCTTTGGCTCTCAATTGAATTGCTTGGAAATTCTGCCGGATGGATACCAGGTGTATGCCGTCCAAACCAAAAACAAACCGGCGTTGTCCGATGTGAGTGTGTAA
- the pckA gene encoding phosphoenolpyruvate carboxykinase (ATP), producing the protein METKTVHKLTDVLATEQVHFNLPVAKLVEMAVKRGEGIMTDKGALNALTGKFTGRSPKDKFVVDEASVHDQVNWGPVNQPITAEKFQLLYQDVMEYLQTKELFVFDGFAGADETYRLPIRVVNEYAWHNLFARQLFIRPSAEELAAHQAEFTVVYAPTFKANPEVHGTNSETFIITSFEQKTVLIGGTEYAGEMKKSIFSVMNMLLPQQNVLSMHCSANVGKEGDVALFFGLSGTGKTTLSADPDRFLIGDDEHGWSDNGVFNIEGGCYAKCIRLSEEGEPQIWKAIQFGTVLENVDIDPESRVADYDSEKYTENTRAAYPVEAISGAVIPGVGGHPNVIIFLTADSFGVLPPISKLTKEQAMYHFLSGYTSKMAGTERGVTAPQTEFSTCFGSPFLPLHPVVYAEMLGKKIDERDVQVYLVNTGWTGGPVGVGNRMKLSYTRAMVTAALNGELAKAEYVADPIFGVQVPTSCPNVPSEVLLPRNTWVDQAAYDAQARDLANRFIDNFQKKFPSAADIAAAGPKVQ; encoded by the coding sequence ATGGAAACCAAAACGGTTCACAAACTTACTGACGTACTGGCGACTGAACAGGTACACTTCAATCTGCCTGTTGCAAAGCTCGTTGAGATGGCAGTAAAGCGCGGAGAAGGCATCATGACGGACAAAGGGGCGCTCAACGCGTTAACAGGTAAGTTTACGGGCCGTTCCCCCAAAGATAAATTCGTAGTGGACGAAGCTTCTGTACACGATCAAGTGAACTGGGGTCCTGTGAACCAGCCAATTACAGCGGAAAAGTTCCAGCTTTTGTATCAGGATGTCATGGAATATCTGCAAACGAAGGAACTGTTTGTCTTTGACGGTTTTGCCGGAGCGGACGAAACCTACCGGCTGCCAATCCGTGTGGTGAATGAATATGCGTGGCACAATCTGTTTGCACGTCAGCTTTTCATTCGTCCGTCGGCTGAAGAACTGGCTGCTCATCAAGCTGAGTTCACCGTTGTTTACGCGCCTACCTTCAAAGCCAATCCCGAAGTGCACGGAACCAACTCGGAGACCTTTATCATCACCAGCTTTGAGCAAAAAACCGTGCTGATCGGCGGAACCGAGTATGCCGGTGAAATGAAGAAATCCATTTTCAGCGTCATGAACATGCTCTTGCCGCAGCAAAACGTGCTTTCCATGCACTGCTCTGCAAACGTGGGAAAAGAAGGAGATGTCGCTCTTTTCTTCGGATTGTCCGGTACTGGGAAAACGACTTTGTCGGCTGACCCGGATCGCTTCCTGATTGGCGATGATGAGCATGGCTGGTCCGACAACGGCGTATTCAACATCGAGGGCGGCTGCTACGCCAAGTGCATCCGACTTTCCGAGGAAGGCGAGCCGCAGATCTGGAAGGCGATTCAGTTTGGCACCGTGCTGGAGAACGTAGACATCGATCCAGAGAGCCGTGTCGCTGATTACGACAGCGAGAAGTACACGGAAAATACGCGTGCCGCTTATCCGGTCGAAGCCATTTCCGGAGCCGTGATTCCAGGTGTGGGCGGCCATCCGAATGTGATCATTTTCCTGACAGCAGACTCGTTTGGAGTGCTCCCGCCGATCTCCAAACTGACCAAAGAGCAAGCGATGTACCACTTCCTGTCCGGCTACACCAGCAAAATGGCCGGTACAGAGCGCGGGGTAACAGCGCCGCAAACCGAATTCTCGACCTGCTTCGGTTCGCCGTTCCTGCCGCTTCATCCAGTGGTCTATGCCGAAATGCTTGGCAAAAAGATTGATGAGCGCGATGTCCAGGTGTATCTGGTCAACACCGGATGGACAGGTGGCCCTGTAGGGGTGGGCAATCGCATGAAGCTCTCCTATACGCGTGCGATGGTAACCGCAGCTTTAAACGGAGAGCTGGCCAAGGCTGAATATGTGGCTGACCCGATCTTCGGCGTGCAGGTGCCGACCTCTTGCCCGAATGTCCCGTCTGAAGTGCTGCTGCCGCGCAATACGTGGGTGGATCAGGCTGCCTACGACGCTCAGGCACGCGATCTGGCAAACCGCTTTATCGACAATTTCCAGAAGAAGTTTCCGTCTGCGGCTGACATCGCTGCGGCAGGTCCGAAGGTGCAGTAA
- the sufC gene encoding Fe-S cluster assembly ATPase SufC gives MTASPHLQIKNLRAKIEDKEILKGLNLEIKGGEIHAIMGPNGTGKSTLASTLMGHPKYEVTDGEVILNGEDLLEMAVDERARAGLFLAMQYPSEISGVTNSDFLRSAINARRGEGNEISLMKFIREMDKKMGALEMDESFAHRYLNEGFSGGEKKRNEILQMMMLEPGICILDEIDSGLDIDALKVVANGVNEMRAADRGFLIITHYQRLLNYVKPDFVHVMMQGRIVKSGGPELAERLEAEGYDWIKEELGIVDETVNANV, from the coding sequence ATGACAGCATCACCGCATTTGCAGATAAAAAATCTTCGCGCCAAGATTGAGGACAAGGAAATCCTCAAAGGACTCAACCTGGAAATCAAGGGCGGGGAAATTCACGCGATCATGGGACCAAACGGAACAGGGAAATCCACCCTGGCTTCTACCTTGATGGGTCACCCAAAATACGAAGTAACCGACGGGGAAGTAATCCTGAACGGTGAAGACCTGTTGGAGATGGCTGTAGATGAGCGCGCACGTGCTGGTCTGTTTCTGGCTATGCAATATCCATCCGAAATCAGCGGAGTGACCAACTCTGACTTTTTGCGTTCGGCGATCAATGCCCGCCGCGGCGAAGGCAACGAAATCTCCCTGATGAAATTCATCCGCGAGATGGACAAGAAGATGGGCGCTTTGGAAATGGACGAATCCTTTGCCCATCGCTATCTGAACGAGGGCTTCTCCGGCGGTGAGAAAAAACGCAACGAGATCCTGCAAATGATGATGCTGGAGCCGGGGATCTGTATTCTCGACGAAATCGACTCCGGTCTCGACATTGACGCACTGAAAGTGGTAGCAAACGGCGTGAACGAAATGCGCGCTGCTGATCGCGGCTTCCTGATCATTACCCACTATCAGCGTCTCCTGAACTACGTGAAGCCTGACTTCGTACACGTGATGATGCAAGGACGCATTGTGAAATCCGGCGGTCCTGAGCTGGCTGAACGCCTGGAAGCAGAAGGCTACGACTGGATCAAGGAAGAACTGGGCATCGTCGATGAAACCGTCAACGCAAACGTGTAA
- the sufD gene encoding Fe-S cluster assembly protein SufD → MSVDIQLRFNSEAITEFSKAHSEPAWFLEKRLAGLKAAGELQLPVLEKTKIDKWNFDQFEPFHSADKVASVQDLDDLVKSQVDVDSVKTLLVQKNATTVFLSLDEELTKQGVIFTDLATALKEHGELVQKYLNTVVDYKEHKLTALHSAVVNGGLFLYVPKNVEVKVPLQAVYEVAGEHALVCPHVLIVAETNSKVTYVDTYVSGEGKNMVANSVVEVYVGAGASVQVASVRSLSEEVHDYSFRRATVDRDGKMEWILGEMNDGNTVANNTTILKGTASLAETKSISVGTGSQRQNLTSQVQHIGTHSESEMVSKAVMTDEAVSILNGITKIEKGAEKANGEQAENILMLSEKARGDANPILLIDEDDVKAGHAASVGRFSEESIYYLMSRGISRQQAERLIILGFLDPVVAEIPVEEVRNRLRQALERKLG, encoded by the coding sequence ATGAGTGTCGATATACAGCTCCGCTTCAATTCCGAAGCGATCACCGAGTTCTCCAAGGCTCATTCGGAGCCGGCATGGTTCCTGGAAAAACGTTTGGCCGGCCTGAAGGCAGCGGGCGAGCTGCAACTCCCCGTTTTGGAGAAAACGAAAATAGATAAATGGAATTTCGACCAGTTCGAGCCGTTCCACTCCGCAGATAAAGTGGCATCGGTTCAGGATCTGGACGATTTGGTCAAGTCCCAAGTGGATGTGGACAGCGTAAAGACTTTGCTGGTCCAAAAAAATGCCACGACCGTTTTTCTGTCGCTCGATGAAGAACTGACCAAGCAAGGTGTGATTTTCACCGATCTGGCAACCGCTCTGAAAGAACATGGCGAGTTGGTGCAAAAATATCTGAACACAGTCGTAGACTATAAGGAGCACAAGCTGACGGCGCTTCATTCTGCGGTGGTGAACGGCGGCCTGTTCCTCTACGTTCCCAAAAATGTAGAAGTAAAGGTGCCTCTGCAAGCTGTCTATGAAGTGGCCGGTGAGCATGCGCTGGTCTGCCCGCATGTATTGATCGTGGCGGAGACAAACAGCAAGGTAACCTACGTGGACACCTATGTATCTGGCGAAGGCAAGAACATGGTGGCAAACAGCGTTGTTGAAGTATATGTAGGCGCTGGCGCTTCTGTGCAGGTGGCGTCCGTCCGCTCTCTGTCCGAAGAGGTTCACGACTATTCGTTCCGCCGCGCGACGGTTGATCGCGATGGGAAAATGGAGTGGATTCTCGGCGAGATGAACGACGGGAATACCGTTGCCAACAACACAACGATCCTGAAGGGGACCGCTTCCCTGGCCGAAACCAAAAGCATCTCGGTAGGTACGGGCTCGCAGCGTCAAAACCTGACTTCTCAGGTACAGCACATCGGAACTCACTCCGAGTCGGAAATGGTGAGCAAAGCTGTGATGACCGATGAAGCCGTCAGCATTTTGAACGGAATTACCAAAATCGAAAAAGGCGCCGAAAAGGCAAACGGTGAGCAGGCAGAAAATATTCTGATGCTGAGCGAAAAAGCGCGCGGGGATGCCAACCCGATCCTCTTGATTGACGAGGATGACGTAAAAGCTGGCCACGCCGCTTCTGTCGGTCGTTTCAGCGAAGAAAGCATCTACTACCTGATGTCCCGCGGAATTTCCCGTCAGCAGGCAGAGCGACTGATCATCCTTGGCTTCCTGGACCCTGTTGTTGCCGAGATTCCGGTGGAAGAGGTTCGCAACCGGCTGCGCCAGGCGCTCGAAAGGAAGTTGGGTTAA
- a CDS encoding cysteine desulfurase: MNAKELRQYFPILHQEVNGHPLVYLDNGATSQKPIQVIEAMDAYYKEYNSNVHRGVHTLGSKATDGYEGAREKVRAFINAREAAEIVFTRGTTTAVNTVAYGYARAFLKPGDEIVTTLVEHHSNFIPWQQAAKATGATFKFIPLAEDGTITLDAVRETITPNTKIVAIHHISNVLGDTTPIKEIAKIAHEHGAILFVDGAQGAPHTKIDVQDLDCDFYTFSSHKMCGPTGIGVLYGKRELLEKTEPVEFGGEMIDFVELYDSTWKELPWKFEGGTPIIAGAIGLGAAIDFLEEIGMDEIERHEKKLIAYAMEQMLEMEGVTIYGPKQDRSSLITFNLAQVHPHDLATVLDSHGIAIRAGHHCAQPLMRWLNVSATARASFYLYNTEEEVDVFLAGLKKTKEYFGNVFS; encoded by the coding sequence ATGAATGCTAAGGAGCTTCGGCAATACTTTCCCATTCTTCACCAAGAGGTAAATGGCCACCCGCTGGTGTATCTAGACAATGGGGCCACCTCTCAAAAGCCGATTCAAGTCATTGAGGCAATGGATGCGTACTACAAGGAGTACAACTCCAACGTGCATCGCGGTGTTCATACGCTGGGCAGCAAGGCCACGGACGGTTACGAAGGGGCACGCGAAAAGGTACGCGCCTTCATCAATGCCCGTGAGGCGGCAGAGATCGTATTTACCCGGGGAACGACTACGGCTGTAAATACAGTGGCGTATGGCTATGCCCGTGCTTTTCTCAAACCGGGCGATGAAATTGTGACGACCCTGGTGGAGCATCACAGCAACTTCATCCCTTGGCAGCAGGCGGCAAAAGCAACCGGAGCTACCTTCAAATTCATTCCCCTGGCAGAAGACGGTACGATCACACTGGACGCTGTCAGAGAAACGATTACCCCGAATACCAAAATCGTAGCGATTCACCATATTTCCAATGTGCTGGGCGATACGACACCGATCAAGGAGATTGCAAAAATCGCCCATGAGCACGGGGCCATCCTGTTCGTGGACGGGGCACAAGGCGCTCCGCACACAAAGATTGACGTACAGGACCTGGATTGTGACTTTTACACATTTTCCAGCCATAAAATGTGCGGCCCGACCGGTATCGGCGTGCTGTACGGCAAGCGTGAGCTTCTGGAAAAGACGGAGCCGGTAGAATTCGGCGGCGAAATGATCGACTTCGTGGAGCTGTATGACTCTACTTGGAAGGAGCTGCCGTGGAAATTCGAGGGTGGCACGCCGATCATCGCGGGTGCGATCGGTCTTGGAGCCGCGATCGACTTCCTGGAGGAGATCGGCATGGACGAGATCGAGCGCCACGAGAAAAAGCTGATCGCTTACGCCATGGAGCAAATGCTTGAAATGGAAGGGGTCACGATTTACGGCCCGAAGCAAGACCGAAGCAGTTTAATCACTTTCAACCTGGCGCAGGTCCATCCACATGACCTGGCGACAGTGCTGGACAGCCACGGGATTGCCATCCGTGCCGGCCATCACTGCGCGCAGCCGCTGATGCGCTGGCTCAATGTGTCCGCCACTGCTCGCGCCAGCTTCTATCTGTACAACACAGAAGAAGAAGTGGATGTCTTTCTGGCAGGGTTGAAAAAGACGAAGGAGTATTTCGGCAATGTCTTCTCTTGA
- the sufU gene encoding Fe-S cluster assembly sulfur transfer protein SufU encodes MSSLDDLYRRVIMDHYQKPRNRGKLEESEGLIVNLNNPTCGDSISLSLKVENGMVTDAKFLGEGCSISMSSASMMTEAVKGKPVEEALKLSQIFSDLMQGKEIDDSIDLGDIEALSGVAKFPARIKCATLAWKALEQGVKQAGQ; translated from the coding sequence ATGTCTTCTCTTGATGATCTGTATCGCCGCGTGATTATGGACCACTACCAGAAACCGCGCAACCGCGGCAAGCTGGAAGAATCAGAAGGACTCATCGTCAATTTGAACAACCCGACTTGCGGGGACAGCATTTCGCTTTCCTTGAAGGTGGAGAACGGCATGGTCACCGATGCTAAATTTCTCGGAGAGGGCTGCTCGATCAGCATGTCATCTGCTTCGATGATGACGGAAGCGGTCAAAGGCAAGCCAGTAGAGGAAGCGCTCAAGCTGTCTCAAATCTTCTCCGATCTGATGCAAGGAAAAGAAATCGATGATTCGATTGACTTGGGAGATATCGAAGCGCTCTCTGGTGTAGCGAAATTTCCCGCACGCATCAAATGCGCCACCTTGGCTTGGAAAGCGCTGGAGCAAGGTGTTAAACAGGCAGGACAATAA